One genomic window of Salvia miltiorrhiza cultivar Shanhuang (shh) chromosome 4, IMPLAD_Smil_shh, whole genome shotgun sequence includes the following:
- the LOC131020251 gene encoding uncharacterized protein LOC131020251 — protein sequence MLSIQEPLIMLNPTKYQTTFNKLHLYEKIRALAPSYSICGWSNFTSISNQYHDSETPQGLEQNVADRNVAIFWDLDNKPPKSFPPYDAALRIKKAAQQFGFVKHMIAYANRHAFSYVPPAIREQRKERKSLNELENKGIVKPDEPYVCKVCGRRFYNNERFLNHFRQIHEREQMKRLNQIESARGKRRLNLVARNAVKMEKYRNAARDILTPKVGYGLADELKRAGFWVKTVSDKPQAADVELRNRMVDMMDRRMVECLVLVSDDSDFVEILKEARLRCLKTVVVGDVSDGALKRVADAAFSWQEMMIGKARKEAVSVVGKWKDRNVLQKLEWTYDPERDKRRYFQEIESSDIGCLSSDEGESLLGRENNGEWWELGQNQDEKRPPE from the exons ATGCTCTCAATCCAAG AGCCTCTGATTATGCTGAATCCAACCAAATACCAGACaactttcaataaattacaTTTATACGAAAAGATTCGAGCTTTAGCCCCGTCTTATTCAATTTGTGGATGGAGTAATTTTACCTCAATTTCAAATCAGTATCATGATTCAGAAACTCCACAAGGTTTGGAGCAGAATGTTGCAGATAGAAATGTTGCAATTTTCTGGGATTTGGATAACAAGCCACCGAAATCATTTCCTCCGTATGATGCAGCACTTAGGATAAAGAAGGCTGCTCAACAATTTGGTTTTGTCAAGCACATGATTGCTTATGCTAATCGGCATGCGTTCAGCTATGTTCCTCCTGCAATTAGGGAGCAAAGGAAAGAGAGGAAATCACTGAATGAGTTGGAAAACAAGGGCATTGTGAAGCCCGATGAACCATATGTATGCAAAGTCTGTGGGAGGAGATTTTACAACAATGAGAGGTTCCTTAATCATTTTAGGCAAATTCATGAGCGCGAGCAGATGAAACGGTTGAACCAGATTGAGTCTGCAAGGGGGAAGAGGAGGCTGAATTTGGTGGCTAGGAATGCTGTGAAGATGGAGAAGTATAGGAATGCGGCTAGGGATATATTGACCCCGAAGGTTGGGTATGGTTTGGCGGATGAGCTGAAACGAGCTGGATTCTGGGTGAAGACGGTCTCAGACAAGCCGCAGGCTGCTGATGTTGAGTTGAGGAACCGGATGGTGGATATGATGGACCGGAGAATGGTTGAATGCTTGGTTCTTGTGTCAGATGATTCGGATTTCGTGGAGATCTTGAAGGAGGCGAGGCTGAGGTGCTTGAAAACGGTGGTTGTTGGTGATGTCAGTGATGGTGCTCTCAAGAGGGTTGCAGATGCTGCTTTCTCGTGGCAGGAGATGATGATTGGGAAGGCGAGAAAGGAGGCGGTATCAGTCGTTGGGAAGTGGAAAGATCGGAATGTTTTGCAGAAACTGGAATGGACGTATGATCCTGAGAGAGACAAGAGAAGGTATTTCCAAGAGATTGAAAGTTCAGATATTGGTTGCTTAAGTTCTGATGAAGGTGAATCCCTTTTAGGGAGGGAAAATAATGGCGAGTGGTGGGAATTAGGGCAAAATCAAGATGAAAAAAGACCACCAGAATGA